The Streptomyces sp. A2-16 sequence GTCTGGTGCTGGGTGGGAACGGGCCGGTGTACGGGCCGATCGGCACCCACCGCGCGACGGGCTCGGCATTCGCGGACACGGCGACCATGCAGCGGCGGGACTGCCTGGACGTGCGCACCAACCGGGACGCCCGGCTGGTCTCCTGCGAGGGGGCCCACGACGAGGAGGTGCTCGGATTCACCCGACTGGCCCCCGACGTGACGCTGTCCGAGGCGCGGACCGAGTCGGACACGGCGTGCGCGCGGGACGTGCCGCCGGGCGACTACGGCTTCGATCCGTCCGTCTACACGGCGGGCTCCTGGACCAGTGCTGGTCCCTGGAAGAACGGCACACATTTCGTCGTGTGCACCGTCCGCAGGCAGAACGGGGGCACCATGGAGGGGGACGAATCCTGAGGAGGGTGTCGCGATGCCCGGTACCGGTTCCACGGATGGCTCGACCCGGACGATGGGGGTGCTCACCGTAGGCGGTCTCGTCGCGGTGACGGCCTACACGGTGGCGCTCGGCAGCAACGGCTGGCTGTGGTTCGGCTGGGTCGTGCTGGGCCTGATCACTCTCGGTCTCGTGGCCACCCGCGGCTGACTCAGCCGCCCGTGAGGCGGCTCGCCGAGTGCACGCCCGGCTGGTACTTGGGCAGCCGGGCGGTGATCTTCATGCCCGCGCCGACGGCGGTCTCGATGACGAGGCCGTAGGAGTCGCCGTACACCTGGCGGAGCCGGTCGTCGACGTTGGACAGTCCGATGCCGCCCGAGGGGCTGACCTCGCCGGCGAGGATACGGCGGAGCAGGACCGGGTCCATCCCTGCGCCGTCGTCCTCGATGACGACGAGGGCCTCGGCGCCGGTGTCCTGGGCGGTGATCTGGAGGTGGCACTTCTCGGTCTTGCCCTCCAGTCCGTGCTTGATGGCGTTCTCGACGAGCGGCTGCAGGCACAGGAAGGGCAGGGCGACCGGCAGCACCTCCGGGGCGATCTGGAGGGTGACGGAGAGGCGGTCGCCGAAGCGTGCCCTGACCAGCGCCAAGTAGTGGTCGATGGCGTGGAGTTCGTCGGCGAGGGTGGTGAAGTCGCCGTGCCTGCGGAACGAGTAGCGGGTGAAGTCGGCGAATTCGAGGAGCAGTTCGCGGGCGCGTTCGGGGTCGGTGCGGACGAAGGAAGCGATCACCGCGAGCGAGTTGAAGATGAAGTGCGGGGAGATCTGGGCGCGAAGTGCCTTGATCTCGGCCTCGATCAGCCGGGTGCGGGACTGGTCGAGATCGGCCAGTTCCAGCTGGACGCTGACCCAGCGGGCGACCTCCCCGGCGGCGCGGACCAGGACGGCGGACTCGCGGGGCGCGCAGGCGACCAGGGCGCCGTGGACGCGGTCGTCGACGGTGAGGGGGGCGACGACCGCCCAGCGGACCGGGCAGTCCGGGGCGCCGCAGGTGAGCGGGAAGGCCTCGCCGCGGCCGGTCTCCAGCGGTCCGGCGAGGCGTTCCATGATCTCGGTGCGGTGGTGGCCGCCCACGCCGTCCCAGACCAGGACCTGCTTCTGGTCGGTGAGGCACAGCGCGTCCGTGCCGAGCAGCGAGCGCAGTCGGCGGGCCGCCTTGCGGGCGGTCTCCTCCGTCAGCCCGGCCCGCAGCGGGGGCGCGGCCAGGGAGGCGGTGTGCAGGGTCTCGAAGGTGGCGTGCTCGACGGGGGTGCCGAGGCCGCCCAGGCTCTGCGTACCGGCCGTCCGCCGGCCGAGCCAGAAGCCGGCGGCGAGCAGCGGGAGGATCGCCACGCACAGTCCGGCCAGGAATCCGCTCATGCCGTCACCTCCCTCATGCCTTGACCTCCGCCCGCAGTTCCTCCGGCAGATGGAAGCGGGCCAGGATCGCCGCCGTGCCCGCCGGGACCCGGCCCGCGGTGGCCAGCGACACCAGCACCATGGTGAGGAAGCCGAGCGGCACCGACCAGAGCGCGGGCCAGGCGAGCAGGGAGTGCAGCGCTCCTGTCGCCGGGAAGCCCGCCATGGTCACGGCGACGGCGACGAACGCCGAGCCGCCGCCGACCAGCATGCCCGCGGCGGCGCCGGGCGGGGTGAGCCGCCGCCACCAGATGCCGAGGACGAGAAGCGGGCAGAACGAGGAGGCGGAGACGGCGAAGGCGAGCCCGACCGCGTCGGCGACGGGCAGCCCGCCGACCAGGACGCTCGCGGCGAGCGGCACGCACATCGCGAGGACGGTGCCGAGCCGGAAGTGCCGGACACCGCGCGAGGGCAGGACGTCCTGGGTGAGGACGCCGGCCACGGCCATGGTGAGTCCGGAGGCCGTGGACAGGAACGCGGCGAAGGCACCGCCCGCCACCAGCGCGCCCAGCAGGTCGCCGCCGAGGCCGCCGATCATGCGCTCGGGGAGCAGGAGGACGGCGGCGTCGGCGTCCCCGGTGAGGGTGAGTTCGGGGGCGTACAGGCGGCCGAGGGCGCCGTAGACCGGGGGCAGCAGGTAGAAGCAGCCGATCAGGCCGAGGACGGCGACCGTGGTGCGGCGGGCGGCGACGCCGTGCGGGCTGGTGTAGAAGCGGACGACGACGTGCGGCAGGCCCATGGTGCCGAGGAAGGTGGCGAGGATCAGTCCGTACGTTGCGTACAGGGGCCGTTCCTCGCGGCCCGCGGCGAGCGAGGTCGACATGCCGTCGCTGGAGCCGCGGTCGGCGGCGGGGGCGGTGGTGCCCTTGGCGAAGGTGAGCTGGGTGCCGCGGTCGATGCGGTGGGTGCCCGCGGGGAGCCGGAGTCTGCGGTCCTCGTGCGGGCGGCCGTCGACGGTGCCGGTGACCGTGACGGTCAGGGGGCTCTCCAGCTTGAGGTCGAGGGTGGAGCCGACGCGGACGACGCGCTGTTCGCGGAAGGTCGCCGGTTCCTCGAAGGCGTGGCTGGGGGCGCCGTCGCCCTGCCAGGCGAGGATCAGGAAGAGGGCGGGGACGAGGAGGGCGGTGAGTTTGAGCCAGTACTGGAAGGCCTGCACGAAGGTGATGCTGCGCATGCCGCCCGCGGCGACGGTGGCGACCACGACGACGGCGACGATCAGCCCGCCGAGCCACTGGGGCGCCCCCGTGAGCACGGTCAGCGTCAGCCCGGCCCCCTGGAGTTGGGGCAGCAGGTAGAGCCAGCCGACGCCGACGACGAAGGCGCCCGCGAGCCGTCGTACGGCCTGTGAGGCGAGGCGGGCCTCGGCGAAGTCGGGGAGGGTGTAGGCGCCGGAGCGGCGCAGGGGGGCGGCGACGAACAGCAGCAGGACGAGATAGCCGGCCGTGTAGCCGACGGGGTACCAGAGCATGTCAGGACCCTGGACGAGGACCAGGCCGGCGATGCCCAGGAAGGACGCGGCGGAGAGGTACTCGCCGCTGATGGCGGCCGCGTTGAGGCGGGGGCCGACGGTGCGGGAGGCGACGTAGAAGTCGGAGGTGGTGCGGGAGATGCGCAGGCCGAAGGCGCCGACCAGGACGGTGGCCACCACGACCAGGGCGACGGCGGGGACCGAGTAGCTGGAGTTCATCGGACCTCGTACCCGCTGCTCATCGGTCCTCGACCAGCCGTACGAAGTCCCGTTCGTTGCGTTCCGCGCGGCGCACGTACCAGCGGGCCAGCAGGACCATCGGGACGTAGAGGCCGAAGCCGAGGACGCCCCATTCGAGGCGGTGGGCGTCCGGCATGGCCGCGAAGAGCAGCGGGAGCGGGCCGATGAGCAGTCCGAGGAAGGCGAACACCGCGAGGGCGGCGCGCAGTTGGGTGCGCATCAGGGAGCGGACGTAGGTGTGGCCGAGGGTGGTCTGTTCGTCGATCTCGGTGCGCGGCCGGTAGTAGCCGGAGGCGGGGCGGCCGCGGCGGGGCGGGCCGGTGACGACGACGCGCCGCTCGACGGGGTCCTGGGGCACGGCTAGGGCCTCCTCATCAGCAGGTCGCGCAGCTCGCGTGTGTGGCGACGGCTGACCTGGAGTTCCTCGCCGCCGACCAGGACGCTCACCGTGCCCGCGTCCAGGCGGAGTTCGCCGACGTGGCGCAGGGCGACGAGATGGCGGCGGTGGATGCGGACGAAGCCTCGGGAGCGCCAGCGTTCCTCCAGCGTGGACAGCGGGATGCGGACGAGATGGCTGCCCTTGTCGGTGTGGAGGCGGGCGTAGTCGCCCTGGGCCTCGACGTGGGTGATGTCGTCGACGGCGACGAACCGGGTGACCCCGCCGAGTTCGACGGATATGTGGTCGGGGTCGGGTTCGTGCACGGGGATGCGGGGTGCGCTGTCGAGGCGTTCGGCGGCACGGCGGACGGCCTCGGCGAGGCGTTCCTTGCGCACCGGTTTGAGGACGTAGTCGACGGCCTTGAGGTCGAAGGCCTGGACGGCGAAGTCCTCGTGGGCGGTGACGAACACGACGAGCGGCGGTTTGGCGAACCCGGTGAGCAGCCGGGCGAGGTCGAGCCCGTCGAGGCCGGGCATGTTGATGTCGAGGAAGACGACGTCGATCGCCTCGGGGCCGTGCGGCCCTGACTCCAGCGCGCGGTTGATGCGGCGCAGTGCCTCGGTGGCGTCACCGGCGCCCTCCACGCTGCCGATCCGGGGGTCGGCGCTCAGGAGGTAGAGCAGTTCCTCCAGCGAGGGGCGTTCGTCGTCGACAGCCAGGGCGCGCAGCATGAACCCGGAGTGTAGGAGTAATTCGTACGACTGCACACGTGCGGAGGTGTGGACGCCCCCGCTGGATACAGTGCCGACATGAACAGCAGGACCGCCGCGTTCGACGAGCTCGACCGGAAGATCATCACCGCGCTGATGGCGAACGCGCGGACCTCCTTCGCCGAGATCGGGTCGGCGATCGGGCTGTCCTCCACGGCGGTGAAGCGGCGGGTGGACCGGCTGCGGGAGACCGGGGTGATCACCGGGTTCACGGCCACGGTGGAGCCGTCGGCGCTGGGCTGGCGCACGGAGGCGTACGTCGAGGTGTACTGCGAGGGCGCGGCCCCGCCGCGGCGGCTCGCGGAGGTGGTCCGCAACCATCCGGAGATCACCGCGGCGATGACGGTGACCGGCGGCGCGGACGCGCTGCTGCATGTGCGGGCGCGGGACGTGGAGCACTTCGAGGAGGTCCTGGAGCGCATCCGGGTGGAGCCGTTCATCCGGAAGACGATCAGTGTGATGGTGCTGTCCCACCTCCTCCCGGAAAGCCCCGAGGCGGGGGCGAGTCAGCCCGCACCGGAGGCATAGCCGATAAACGCAGCAAGCGTGCGTTTTCCCGGCAGAATTCGCAGCATTCCTGCGCAGACACGCAATTCTTGTTGCTTGTCGGGTCTACCGGTCACTTCCTACCGTGGTGTCAACCCTCAGTAGACAGCGCAGGAAGCGGAGGAACCCCTCTGTGTCCGACTCCCGTGTGCCGCGCCGACGGCGTTTCCTCGTCTGCGAACCCAGACACTTCGCCGTGCAGTACGCGATCAATCCCTGGATGCATCCCGACACCCATGTCGACGTGGACCTGGCGCAGGAGCAGTGGCGGACACTGATCCGCGCCTACGAGACCCACGGTCACAGCGTCGACGCCGTGGAGCCGGTCCCCGGTCTCCCGGACATGGTCTTCGCCGCGAACTCGGCGGTCGTCGTCGGCGGCCGCGTCTTCGGCTCCCTCTTCCACGCGCCCGAGCGGCGCCCCGAGTCCACGCACTACGACCTGTGGTTCAAGAAGGCGGGCTACGACGTCCAGCGCCCGCAGGCGGTCTGCGAGGGCGAGGGCGACCTCGTCTGGACGGGCCGGTACGTGCTGGCCGGCACCGGGTTCCGCACGACCCGGGAGGCGCACCGCGAGGTGCAGGAGTTCTTCGGTCACCCGGTGATCAGCCTGACGCTGGTGGACCCGCACTTCTACCACCTGGACACGGCGCTCTTCGTGCTGGACGACGACAACATCGTCTATTACCCGGAGGCCTTTTCGGCGGGCAGCCGCGAGGTACTCGCACGGCTGTACCCGGACGCGGTGCTCGCGACCCGCGACGACGCGATGGCGTTCGGCCTGAACTCCGTGTCCGACGGCCGGCACGTCTTCATCGCACCGCAGGCCGAGGCGCTCGCCGTGCGCCTCGACGACCACGGCTATGTCCCCGTCCCCGTCGACCTCTCCGAGTTCCACAAGGCCGGCGGCGGCATCAAGTGCTGCACCCAGGAGATCCGCTCATGACCGCACCCGTAGGCACGCGTTCCTCCGCCGATCTCATCCGCGCCGAGGAACCGGTCCTCGCGCACAACTACCACCCGCTGCCCGTGGTCGTCGCCCGCGCGGAGGGCACCTGGGTCGAGGACGTGGAGGGCCGCCGCTACCTCGACATGCTGGCCGGGTACTCCGCCCTCAACTTCGGCCACCGTCACCCGGCGCTGATCGAGGCGGCACACCGGCAGCTGGACCGGCTGACCCTGACCTCCCGCGCCTTCCACAACGACCGGCTGGCCGAGTTCGCGGAGCGCCTGGCCGCGCTGACCGGCCTGGACATGGTGCTGCCGATGAACACCGGAGCGGAGGCGGTGGAGAGCGGCATCAAGGTGGCCCGCAAGTGGGCGTACGAGGTGAAGGGCGTCCCGGCCGACCGGGCCACCATCGTGGTGGCCGCGGAGAACTTCCACGGCCGTACGACGACGATCGTGTCGTTCTCCACGGACGAGACGGCCAGGGCCGGCTTCGGCCCCTTCACGCCGGGCTTCCGGATCGTCCCCTACAACGACCTCGCGGCACTGGAAGCTGCGATCGACGAGACGACGGCCGCGGTCCTCCTCGAACCCATCCAGGGCGAGGCGGGCGTGGTCATCCCCGACGACGGCTATCTGACCGGCGTCCGCGAGCTGACCCGCCGCAAGGGCTGCCTGTTCATCGCCGACGAGATCCAGTCGGGCCTCGGTCGCACGGGCCGCACGCTCGCCGTGGAGCACGAGGCGGTC is a genomic window containing:
- a CDS encoding histidine kinase, which gives rise to MSGFLAGLCVAILPLLAAGFWLGRRTAGTQSLGGLGTPVEHATFETLHTASLAAPPLRAGLTEETARKAARRLRSLLGTDALCLTDQKQVLVWDGVGGHHRTEIMERLAGPLETGRGEAFPLTCGAPDCPVRWAVVAPLTVDDRVHGALVACAPRESAVLVRAAGEVARWVSVQLELADLDQSRTRLIEAEIKALRAQISPHFIFNSLAVIASFVRTDPERARELLLEFADFTRYSFRRHGDFTTLADELHAIDHYLALVRARFGDRLSVTLQIAPEVLPVALPFLCLQPLVENAIKHGLEGKTEKCHLQITAQDTGAEALVVIEDDGAGMDPVLLRRILAGEVSPSGGIGLSNVDDRLRQVYGDSYGLVIETAVGAGMKITARLPKYQPGVHSASRLTGG
- a CDS encoding cation acetate symporter, with amino-acid sequence MNSSYSVPAVALVVVATVLVGAFGLRISRTTSDFYVASRTVGPRLNAAAISGEYLSAASFLGIAGLVLVQGPDMLWYPVGYTAGYLVLLLFVAAPLRRSGAYTLPDFAEARLASQAVRRLAGAFVVGVGWLYLLPQLQGAGLTLTVLTGAPQWLGGLIVAVVVVATVAAGGMRSITFVQAFQYWLKLTALLVPALFLILAWQGDGAPSHAFEEPATFREQRVVRVGSTLDLKLESPLTVTVTGTVDGRPHEDRRLRLPAGTHRIDRGTQLTFAKGTTAPAADRGSSDGMSTSLAAGREERPLYATYGLILATFLGTMGLPHVVVRFYTSPHGVAARRTTVAVLGLIGCFYLLPPVYGALGRLYAPELTLTGDADAAVLLLPERMIGGLGGDLLGALVAGGAFAAFLSTASGLTMAVAGVLTQDVLPSRGVRHFRLGTVLAMCVPLAASVLVGGLPVADAVGLAFAVSASSFCPLLVLGIWWRRLTPPGAAAGMLVGGGSAFVAVAVTMAGFPATGALHSLLAWPALWSVPLGFLTMVLVSLATAGRVPAGTAAILARFHLPEELRAEVKA
- a CDS encoding LytTR family DNA-binding domain-containing protein, with translation MLRALAVDDERPSLEELLYLLSADPRIGSVEGAGDATEALRRINRALESGPHGPEAIDVVFLDINMPGLDGLDLARLLTGFAKPPLVVFVTAHEDFAVQAFDLKAVDYVLKPVRKERLAEAVRRAAERLDSAPRIPVHEPDPDHISVELGGVTRFVAVDDITHVEAQGDYARLHTDKGSHLVRIPLSTLEERWRSRGFVRIHRRHLVALRHVGELRLDAGTVSVLVGGEELQVSRRHTRELRDLLMRRP
- a CDS encoding Lrp/AsnC family transcriptional regulator, whose translation is MNSRTAAFDELDRKIITALMANARTSFAEIGSAIGLSSTAVKRRVDRLRETGVITGFTATVEPSALGWRTEAYVEVYCEGAAPPRRLAEVVRNHPEITAAMTVTGGADALLHVRARDVEHFEEVLERIRVEPFIRKTISVMVLSHLLPESPEAGASQPAPEA
- the ddaH gene encoding dimethylargininase, yielding MSDSRVPRRRRFLVCEPRHFAVQYAINPWMHPDTHVDVDLAQEQWRTLIRAYETHGHSVDAVEPVPGLPDMVFAANSAVVVGGRVFGSLFHAPERRPESTHYDLWFKKAGYDVQRPQAVCEGEGDLVWTGRYVLAGTGFRTTREAHREVQEFFGHPVISLTLVDPHFYHLDTALFVLDDDNIVYYPEAFSAGSREVLARLYPDAVLATRDDAMAFGLNSVSDGRHVFIAPQAEALAVRLDDHGYVPVPVDLSEFHKAGGGIKCCTQEIRS
- the rocD gene encoding ornithine--oxo-acid transaminase, with product MTAPVGTRSSADLIRAEEPVLAHNYHPLPVVVARAEGTWVEDVEGRRYLDMLAGYSALNFGHRHPALIEAAHRQLDRLTLTSRAFHNDRLAEFAERLAALTGLDMVLPMNTGAEAVESGIKVARKWAYEVKGVPADRATIVVAAENFHGRTTTIVSFSTDETARAGFGPFTPGFRIVPYNDLAALEAAIDETTAAVLLEPIQGEAGVVIPDDGYLTGVRELTRRKGCLFIADEIQSGLGRTGRTLAVEHEAVVPDVLLLGKALGGGIVPVSAVVARRDVLGVLRPGEHGSTFGGNPLAAAVGTAVVELLETGEFQGRAAELGSVLRDGLTGLVGKGVVGFRARGLWAGVDIDPAIGTGREVSKLLMREGILVKDTHGSTIRLAPPLTITAQELESALGVLEKVLRR